The following proteins come from a genomic window of Panicum hallii strain FIL2 chromosome 8, PHallii_v3.1, whole genome shotgun sequence:
- the LOC112872466 gene encoding uncharacterized protein LOC112872466 isoform X1 — MGKGKEKAAGGGPTRERTIVWDEDQTKFMLGWYIDYIKEQHAGFKLKKQHHFKCSEALNRQFNMGVTVTQVERHYRHYKENWKFIATALGKSGNSFDSSRSMVIMSESDKAKLSDRVRRLLTKPIKFFNEMQELFQNSSADGSLAMDANTCMNDTQDDEDNDYDDDICNDFSNYAQREDDLGDDSDTLPSPISGQPVMASQVADLSSSSSGMKRPRSEGQPPKRDVRLKSRISKVGDTIAATLVELQKEMKKPPPPPPVMRSSDDILWERLEQMTLTTDQKLMVGTYLAAKEQKGMRGFLSASAEVTFQSWVLKFLSDAGL, encoded by the exons ATGGgcaaagggaaagaaaaggctGCAGGTGGTGGTCCAACTCGTGAGAGAACCATTGTATGGGATGAGGATCAAACTAAGTTTATGCTTGGTTGGTATATTGATTATATAAAGGAGCAGCATGCTGGTTTTAAGCTTAAAAAACAGCATCACTTTAAGTGTTCTGAAGCGCTGAATAGGCAATTCAACATGGGGGTAACTGTTACGCAAGTTGAGAGGCATTATAGGCACTACAAGGAAAATTGGAAGTTCATTGCAACAGCATTAGGCAAGAGTGGGAACTCCTTTGACAGCTCAAGGTCTATGGTCATCATGTCTGAGTCAGATAAGGCTAAACTAAGT GATAGGGTAAGAAGACTCCTCACCAAGCCTATAAAATTTTTCAATGAGATGCAAGAACTCTTTCAGAACAGCAGTGCGGATGGTTCGCTTGCTATGGATGCCAACACTTGTATGAATGACACCCAAGATGACGAGGATAATGATTATGATGATGATATTTGCAATGACTTCTCCAACTATGCTCAGCGTGAGGATGATCTAGGTGATGATTCTGACACTTTACCTTCTCCTATAAGTGGTCAGCCTGTTATGGCTTCACAAGTGGCTGATCTAAGCTCATCTAGCTCTGGAATGAAGCGCCCAAGAAGTGAGGGTCAGCCACCTAAGAGAGATGTGAGGCTAAAGAGCCGTATATCAAAGGTTGGAGATACAATTGCAGCTACTTTGGTGGAACTTCAAAAGGAAATGAAGAAGCCACCGCCCCCTCCACCAGTTATGCGTAGCTCTGATGATATATTATGGGAAAGGCTTGAACAGATGACATTAACTACTGACCAAAAGTTGATGGTTGGAACATATCTAGCAGCCAAAGAACAAAAAGGTATGCGTGGTTTCTTATCGGCTTCAGCTGAGGTAACATTTCAGTCATGGGTACTCAAGTTCCTTAGCGATGCGGGGCTGTGA
- the LOC112872466 gene encoding uncharacterized protein LOC112872466 isoform X2, with protein MGKGKEKAAGGGPTRERTIVWDEDQTKFMLGWYIDYIKEQHAGFKLKKQHHFKCSEALNRQFNMGVTVTQVERHYRHYKENWKFIATALGKSGNSFDSSRSMVIMSESDKAKLSDRVRRLLTKPIKFFNEMQELFQNSSADGSLAMDANTCMNDTQDDEDNDYDDDICNDFSNYAQREDDLAPKK; from the exons ATGGgcaaagggaaagaaaaggctGCAGGTGGTGGTCCAACTCGTGAGAGAACCATTGTATGGGATGAGGATCAAACTAAGTTTATGCTTGGTTGGTATATTGATTATATAAAGGAGCAGCATGCTGGTTTTAAGCTTAAAAAACAGCATCACTTTAAGTGTTCTGAAGCGCTGAATAGGCAATTCAACATGGGGGTAACTGTTACGCAAGTTGAGAGGCATTATAGGCACTACAAGGAAAATTGGAAGTTCATTGCAACAGCATTAGGCAAGAGTGGGAACTCCTTTGACAGCTCAAGGTCTATGGTCATCATGTCTGAGTCAGATAAGGCTAAACTAAGT GATAGGGTAAGAAGACTCCTCACCAAGCCTATAAAATTTTTCAATGAGATGCAAGAACTCTTTCAGAACAGCAGTGCGGATGGTTCGCTTGCTATGGATGCCAACACTTGTATGAATGACACCCAAGATGACGAGGATAATGATTATGATGATGATATTTGCAATGACTTCTCCAACTATGCTCAGCGTGAGGATGATCTAG CGCCCAAGAAGTGA